GGCGCCTGCCTGCGGTGGCACATCTCGTACACCTTGCCGGTATCGATTTCGTGGACTTCCCACTGCTCGTCACCGATCTGGTGCAAGATGCCGCGCTTGACGCGGGTCTCGTTTTCCTTGTCGTTCTGCCTGCGGCTGCGGGCGGCGGGCCTGCGGTTGTCTTCAGGGTACTGTTCCGCAATCTTCTTGATGCGCTTCTCGCGCTTTTCTTCGAGGCTCTCGCCGTCGCCGAGCTGGTATTCCTTGTGGCTCGTGCGCTTCAGGAGTCCGCGCTCCACCATGTCGGCGAGCAGCTGCTTGAAAGCCATCTTCTGCTTCTTGGGCAGCCCGAGCGCTCCGCGGAGCTGGCTTCCGACCATCGGTTCGTCGCGTAAAATCGCTATAATCTGTTCTTCGCTAGGTAAACGCTGTGCCATGTCACTTCTCCTCGGATTTCTCCGTGTCTGTTAAATTTTTCGTGTTCTTCGCCGCCTGCGCGTAGGGTAGCGCAGACTCTATAAGGTCGTGCATCTCGTCGCGCAATTCCGCCATCGGCTTGTCGGCGTAGTCCTCCGCCTTCACGAGCGGATGTACGACCATCTTCACTTCGCCGCCGTAAATCGCCCACTTGCGCTTGGGCAAAATCTCGCCGGTGTTTATCAGCGTGATGGGGAGGATGTCGAAATGGTGTTCCTTCGCCATGCGGAATATGCCGTTCTGGAAATTGAACATGCGGTCGTCTTCGCTGCGGTGGCCTTCGGGGAACACCGTGATGTTGTAACCCTTGGCGAGGCGGTCGGCGACGAGCTTGCCCATGCCAGCGTTCTTGCGCGGGTTCTTGTAAACGGGAATGCAACCGATGATGTTGAGAATCCAACCGAAGACGGGCGCCATCCAGAGGCTCGCCTTGGCCATGAATGCCGTGTTGCCGACAACGGGCCACATGACGTTGATGTCGAGGAAACTTTGGTGGTTCGCGATAATCACGAATCCCTTGCCCGGAGGGGGGACGTTTTCCTTGCCGTCGACATGGAGTTTGATGCGGAAAATTCTGAATGCGAGTTTCGTGAAAAAGAAACTGCAGATGTTGGTAATGCGTTCTTTTTTACCCCTGATATAGCCCATGTAAATGATATAGGGGATGCCGATAACGGTCATGCAGAAAAAGACAATTACGTAATAGAGTGTTGCAAGAATAGCGCGCATAGTTATTTGAAAAATACCAAAAAAAAGGGATTGCGAACCCCTTTTTTTTATAAAAAAGATTTTTTTGAGAAAATCAGGATTTAATCTTCCATTCGAGCGTCTGGCCGGCGGCGAGGGGCACCACGCCGTTCACGAGCGTGGGTACGGTCCACGCTTCGCGGACGACTTCTATCTGCTTCGTGGGTCGCGGGATTCCGTAGAAATCCGCACCGAAGCCGCCGATGAAATCAGCCAGCTTGTCGAGACGGCCCGCGTTGTCGAATTCCTGTACCAGGAGCGGGATAGCCACGGGAGCGCTGTAGACGCCCGCCGCCCCGCACGGACATTCCTTTTTGCCCTGCTGGTGCGGGGCGGAGTCCGTGCCGAGGAAAAACTTCGGGTTGCCGCTGAAGGCGGCCTCGCGGATGGCGGCACGGTCTTCAGGCCGCTTCGGCAGGGGCTTGCAGAAATGGTGCGGCCTGAGGGCGTCCCCGACGATGTCGTCGAGAGTCATCATCAGGTGATGAACCGTGAACGTCGCCGCCACGTTCTGGGGCAAACGCTTGACGGCCTCGACCGACTTTGCGGAACTCAGGTGTTCAAAAACGATTTTCAATTTCGGGAATTTTTCGGCGAGCGTCTCTACGCGCTTGATAAAGGCGGGTTCGCGGTCCAGGCAGAACTCGCCCGGTTCTTCGCCGTGCACGCAAAGCACGAGGCCGAGCTTTTCCATCATCGCGACGACCGGGAAAACGGCTTCGAAGTCGCTGATGCCGTCGGCGCTGTTCGTGGTGACGCCCGCGGGGTAGTACTTACCGGCGATGACGCCCACCGCCATCATGTCCTTCAAATCCTGCTCCGTATAGTTCGGGTTCAGCTTGAAGGTCATCAGCGGGACAAAGTCGGGGCGGACATCCTTGGCCGCTTCTAGAATTTGTTTTTTGTAATCGCTTATCGCTTGTGCCGAAGTCATCGCGGGGACGGTATTCGGCATGATGATGGCGCGTCCGAATTGGCAGGCAAGGTCGCGTACATATCCGGGCATGAGTTCGCCCTGGCGCAGGTGAGCATGAAAATCGTCGGGAAGAGGGAGAAACATTATGAAATCCTTTTTTGTGATACAATATAATGAAAATAGTTACTCGTTACTAGTTCCTAGTTCCTAGAAATTAAGGTCTGGAGATGTTTATTGCCTAAAAGTTATTAGTCAATAATACTGTTCGTAGAATTTCTGGTATCAAGAGGCCTCTTGCAATCAGAGATGACGGTAACTAGGAACTCAGAACTAGGAGCTGCGGCTATACAAAACTTGGCAACTTGTTGTCTAGTTGTTGTTATCCACTATGTGGAGAAGCCGCTTTATCCGCTGTTTCGCAGGTCGCGGAAGAGTTCCTTGGTGATTATCGTATCGCCGTTCAGCCAGTCGTCGAAATACTGCGGTTCGGTGAGCTTCTTGTGCGAGAGGAAGGTTATTTTGCAGCCGAGTTCCTTTGCCACCATGAGGTCGTGCGTCACGATGATGATGGTCGTCTTGAACAGCGTACGCATGTTGTCGATAAGCGGCAGCAGGTTTCGGCGGTTGTAGTTGTCGAGACCCGCGGTCGGTTCGTCCATCAGCAGGAGCTGCGGGCCCATCGCCCAGCTGCGGGCAATGGCGACACGCTTTTGCATGCCGACGCTGAGCGTATGCGGGAACTGGTTGGCGTAATCCCTCACGCGCATGAGGTCCATGGCCATGTTGACCTTCTCCTCGATTTCGGCGCGTGTCCCCATCTTGTGGTAGCGCAGCGGGAGCGCGATGTTGTCGCGTACCCTCAGGTTCGAAATCAGGGCCCCGTTCTGGAACACAAGCCCCACCTGACGCTGGGCTATGTTGAGGGCGGTAAGCCTTTCGGGCGGGATGTATTCGCCGAAGATGAAAATCCTTCCGGCGGTAGGCCTTGCAAGCCCGGCGATGACGCGCAGCAGGGCGCTCTTGCCTTGCCCTGACGCTCCGCCGATGCAGAGGGTTTCGCCTTTTTGCACGACAAGGTTCGCGTTCGAAATCAGTTCCTGTTCACCTGGCTGAAGGCCCGATTCAAAGAATCCCAGCGATCTCGGTTTCGAGAACGAGGTGCCGACCAATCCTCTGTAGGAAAGGTGCAAATCTTCGATTCTGAGGGCTTCGTTAAACATTAGATGATCTTCGAAATTTCGTTGAAGTAATCGATGAAGTAGAACAGCGAAAGGAACACGTCGGCACAAACGATGTAGAAGAAGGACTTGATGACGGACTTGCCTGTGGCCTTCGGGACCTGGCGGATGTCGCGGGGAATGTTCATCGCCTGGTAGCAGGCGTTCGTGGTGATGATGCAACCGAATATGAGCGGCTTGACCACGATGAAGATGAAGTCGGTGAACGTCATCGCCTTGAGGATTTCCGAGGAGAGGTAGCTCCACGTGAGCTGCACGTTGATGGCGTTGCCCGTGATGAAAATGGCGATCTTAGTCATCAGGAATCCGGCGCAGATGGCGCTCGAACTGAAGATGATGGTCATGATGAAGGTCGCGATGGAACCGCCGATGAGGCCCGGCATCACCAGGTAGCGTATGGGGTCCACGCCCATGGTCGCGAGAGCGTCGACTTCGGAGTTGATGACCATCCCGCCGATGTATGTGGTAAGCGACGAGCCGCTGCGGCCCGCGATGAGGAATGCGGTGAGAATGGGCCCGAGTTCGCGGATGATCACGACCACCATGAGCCCGCCGACCACGTCGGAGAAGCCGACCTTCCCCATGAGGGAGATGACCTCGATGATGACGACCGTACCGAAGAGGGTCGCGACGACGAACAGGATGGGGAAAATTTCGACGCCCGTAAAGAACGTCTGCATGATTATATTCTTCGCGTCCGCCTTGAAGCTTCTGTTCTTGGAGAATATCGAGACGATGGCGCGGACAAACAGCGCGACTTCTTGCCCCGCGTTTCTACGGAGCAGGAACATGCCCAGGGCATGGAACTTCTGGCCGATTAAGGTCAGCTTTTTAGCGTTCGCCTGTACTTCCATCTGTTTCGTTCGTCCCGTTCACAGCACTCAGTATCTCTTGCCAAAGGGCTTCCAGTCCGTGCTTCTTGATGGAACTAACGCACAGGGGTTTGGTGGGCAGCGACAGGCGTTCCTGAATCAGCTTCAGGTTCTTCGCCAGTTCAGACTGGTTCACCTTGTCCCGCTTGCTGGCGATAACCAGCACGGGGCAACCCGTTTCTCGGATGCTTTCCACCGTCTCGATGTCGATGGGCGTGCCTCCGTGGCGTATGTCCACCAGGTACACAAGCCCGCGCAGGTCCTGGCACTTTTCCACGTACTCGCGGATAAAGTCGGCCATCTCGTCGCGCTTGGAATTGCTTACCTTGGCAAAGCCTACACCAGGTAAATCTACAAGAAAAAATTGCTTGTTGACTCTAAAAAAATTGATTTCGCGTGTTTTTCCGGGGGTCGCGCTCACTTTTACCAGTTTTTTTTGCCCCATGAGGGCGTTCATGAGCGAAGATTTGCCCACATTGGAGCGTCCGAGGAACGCGACCTGGGGGAGGCGCTCTTCGGGAAGGCCCTTGAGGTTCACCGCCGCCTTCACGAATTCCGCGGAAGTGATAACGAAGTCGCCGAACTTGACCGGGTTCATCATAGGTTTACCCTCCCTTCGAAGGCGCGCAGCATGGTGACCTCGTCAATGAATTCGAGGTCGCTTCCCATCGGGATGCCGCGGGCGAGGCGCGTGCGCTTCACGTTCACGCCGGCAAGCATTCTGTCAATCATCAGGGCGGTGCTGTCGGCTTCGGGGCTGGACCCGAGGGCGAGAACCAGTTCCTCGATGCCCTCTTCCTTGACGCGCTGCACGAGTTGCGGCAGGTGGAGGTTTTCGGGACCGATGCCATCAAGCGGCGAAATCACGCCGCCCAGCACGAAGTAGAGCCCGCGGTAAATTCCGGAGCGTTCAAAAGGCAGGATGTCGGAACTCTTCTCGACGACGCACAGCGATTTCGCGCCGGAGCGGGACGTGCAGACGCTGCAGACGTCCAGGTCGGTAAACGCGTGGCACTTGGGGCAGGGGTGCACCTTCTCGATGGCGTTCAGGAGGTTTCCGGCGAACCGTTCCACGTCGGCCTTGGGCCTGGTCAGCACGTGGTACGCCAGACGGCGCGCCGTCTTCTGGCCTATGCTGGGCAGGCTTGCAAATTCGGCAATGAGTGCCTCGAGGCTTTCGGGTTCAGTGCTCATGGGCCCACGTGTATGCGTCGTTGACGCAGCGGTTCAACAGTGTGGAAGAAATATTAAGTTCTTTGAGGAGGTCGATGATTTTCGGCTGGTCGTCCAGTTCCACGGCGTCGGCGAGCTGGAGGAGGTTACCGAGCCGGCCTGAGCGCTGGAGCAACGCCTCGCGGATGTCCTCGTCGGCTCCCGATTCGGTAAGGATGCTTTCGAGCGGGGCGCCCACGAGCGCGTCCATGCGGCTGATGAGCCCGACCATGAATGCCTTCGCGGGCAGGTCGTTGTCGGTGCCGCTCACTACGCGGGCGAGAATTTCGAGGAACTTCGCGCGGTGGCTCGCGTTCTGGAACAGGGGCGAACTCTGCGGGGTCATTCCCATCTCGGGGCGGGCGTACAGCATGAGCATCAGCCATTCCTGGATGTTCCGCATGCCAATCCACACGATGGCGTCGCGCACGTTCGCGATGTCCTGGCTCCTGAACTGCGCGTCGGAGTTCACGAAGCGAAGCAGGTTCGCCGCCACGTCGCCGTATTCAGAGAGGCAGGCGCACAGTTCGTCCAGGCCCGGATGCTTGCGCAACAGGAGCAGAATGCGAAGTATTGCCGCCGATGTGGCGTCGATGCGCCGTCCCGTCACAAGTTCGGGCTTCGCGAAGAAGAATCCCTGGAAGTAATCGTAGCCCGCGGCGAGGCACTTCTTGAAGCTCGCCTTCGTCTCCACCTTCTCGGCGAGAATCTTGATGTTCTTCGCCTTGAAGAATGCGGCCGCGTTCGCCATGTCCTCGTCGCTGTTCTCCACGAGGTCCATCTTCACGTACGA
The nucleotide sequence above comes from Fibrobacter sp.. Encoded proteins:
- a CDS encoding EAL domain-containing protein — its product is MHSLAYLARQPILDREGKIFAYELLFRDSPTSDTAVIASDMLATAQVLENVLNNIGLPKLIGDHKAFVNCSRDMLLDNLFGLLNPRCFVLEILEDVEVDDTLVKAVAHYHARGFEIALDDFIFNDEFLKRCAPLYPFISYVKMDLVENSDEDMANAAAFFKAKNIKILAEKVETKASFKKCLAAGYDYFQGFFFAKPELVTGRRIDATSAAILRILLLLRKHPGLDELCACLSEYGDVAANLLRFVNSDAQFRSQDIANVRDAIVWIGMRNIQEWLMLMLYARPEMGMTPQSSPLFQNASHRAKFLEILARVVSGTDNDLPAKAFMVGLISRMDALVGAPLESILTESGADEDIREALLQRSGRLGNLLQLADAVELDDQPKIIDLLKELNISSTLLNRCVNDAYTWAHEH
- a CDS encoding 1-acyl-sn-glycerol-3-phosphate acyltransferase yields the protein MRAILATLYYVIVFFCMTVIGIPYIIYMGYIRGKKERITNICSFFFTKLAFRIFRIKLHVDGKENVPPPGKGFVIIANHQSFLDINVMWPVVGNTAFMAKASLWMAPVFGWILNIIGCIPVYKNPRKNAGMGKLVADRLAKGYNITVFPEGHRSEDDRMFNFQNGIFRMAKEHHFDILPITLINTGEILPKRKWAIYGGEVKMVVHPLVKAEDYADKPMAELRDEMHDLIESALPYAQAAKNTKNLTDTEKSEEK
- the pyrC gene encoding dihydroorotase; this encodes MFLPLPDDFHAHLRQGELMPGYVRDLACQFGRAIIMPNTVPAMTSAQAISDYKKQILEAAKDVRPDFVPLMTFKLNPNYTEQDLKDMMAVGVIAGKYYPAGVTTNSADGISDFEAVFPVVAMMEKLGLVLCVHGEEPGEFCLDREPAFIKRVETLAEKFPKLKIVFEHLSSAKSVEAVKRLPQNVAATFTVHHLMMTLDDIVGDALRPHHFCKPLPKRPEDRAAIREAAFSGNPKFFLGTDSAPHQQGKKECPCGAAGVYSAPVAIPLLVQEFDNAGRLDKLADFIGGFGADFYGIPRPTKQIEVVREAWTVPTLVNGVVPLAAGQTLEWKIKS
- a CDS encoding ABC transporter permease, which produces MEVQANAKKLTLIGQKFHALGMFLLRRNAGQEVALFVRAIVSIFSKNRSFKADAKNIIMQTFFTGVEIFPILFVVATLFGTVVIIEVISLMGKVGFSDVVGGLMVVVIIRELGPILTAFLIAGRSGSSLTTYIGGMVINSEVDALATMGVDPIRYLVMPGLIGGSIATFIMTIIFSSSAICAGFLMTKIAIFITGNAINVQLTWSYLSSEILKAMTFTDFIFIVVKPLIFGCIITTNACYQAMNIPRDIRQVPKATGKSVIKSFFYIVCADVFLSLFYFIDYFNEISKII
- the recR gene encoding recombination mediator RecR — its product is MSTEPESLEALIAEFASLPSIGQKTARRLAYHVLTRPKADVERFAGNLLNAIEKVHPCPKCHAFTDLDVCSVCTSRSGAKSLCVVEKSSDILPFERSGIYRGLYFVLGGVISPLDGIGPENLHLPQLVQRVKEEGIEELVLALGSSPEADSTALMIDRMLAGVNVKRTRLARGIPMGSDLEFIDEVTMLRAFEGRVNL
- the yihA gene encoding ribosome biogenesis GTP-binding protein YihA/YsxC; amino-acid sequence: MMNPVKFGDFVITSAEFVKAAVNLKGLPEERLPQVAFLGRSNVGKSSLMNALMGQKKLVKVSATPGKTREINFFRVNKQFFLVDLPGVGFAKVSNSKRDEMADFIREYVEKCQDLRGLVYLVDIRHGGTPIDIETVESIRETGCPVLVIASKRDKVNQSELAKNLKLIQERLSLPTKPLCVSSIKKHGLEALWQEILSAVNGTNETDGSTGER
- a CDS encoding ABC transporter ATP-binding protein; this translates as MFNEALRIEDLHLSYRGLVGTSFSKPRSLGFFESGLQPGEQELISNANLVVQKGETLCIGGASGQGKSALLRVIAGLARPTAGRIFIFGEYIPPERLTALNIAQRQVGLVFQNGALISNLRVRDNIALPLRYHKMGTRAEIEEKVNMAMDLMRVRDYANQFPHTLSVGMQKRVAIARSWAMGPQLLLMDEPTAGLDNYNRRNLLPLIDNMRTLFKTTIIIVTHDLMVAKELGCKITFLSHKKLTEPQYFDDWLNGDTIITKELFRDLRNSG